One part of the Magallana gigas chromosome 5, xbMagGiga1.1, whole genome shotgun sequence genome encodes these proteins:
- the LOC105329534 gene encoding uncharacterized protein: protein MELRRRAKDVLQCHLCESPDPPMYCDICQTHLCKPCVGEHISDESKKHKVGVFKKQEKQGSRAKYRKCSPNENEAETSIIESQRQVIEKDLQELEKCIFPRYQVMASNFPIQKEELQKNSQKLKNAIDKRRENLNLILTTIYLRLKLNLRKMDAIILGALNRQEEENNKAISGITTNIENMKKILNSNDERLFSTYISKNSEFKNVPPMLNISLPKFTHHQIEEELFEEFGSLSSFKFSYRVDSPWAESSLQYRPLIKEPRVIKQMDTEYGDTNLLHTLYCMSSHNDEDTRIWTCGDDDKLRLYDLRGELVKSVPTKSGNRPWDVAVTKSGDLLYTDYKEKTVNIVKNLHIQTVVRLPRAWEPVALCVSSTGDLLALLDCDDKDETKVVRYAGSEEIQSIQYNSIDGEPLYPYTACHTHICENRNLDICVSNCGSGTVVVVNQAGKLRFTYTGTPSTIEEPYMTWFNPYGIATDSHSRILVADCSSRNHPYRIHILDPDGQFLRFIDNCQLQGQMSLSVDKNDNLYVAEWESGKIKKIKYCL from the coding sequence ATGGAACTACGTCGGAGGGCCAAGGATGTATTACAGTGTCATCTATGCGAGAGCCCGGacccccctatgtactgtgacatatGTCAAACACACTTGTGTAAACCTTGTGTAGGCGAACACATCTCTGATGAATCAAAGAAACACAAAGTCGGAGTGTTCAAAAAGCAGGAAAAGCAGGGGTCTCGTGctaaatatagaaaatgttcCCCCAATGAAAATGAAGCTGAAACAAGCATCATAGAAAGCCAAAGACAAGTGATAGAGAAAGATTTACAAGAGTTGGAGAAATGCATTTTTCCTAGATATCAGGTCATGGCATCCAACTTCCCTATACAAAAAGAGGAGCTTCAAAAAAACTCTCAGAAATTGAAAAATGCTATAGATAAAAGAAGAGAAAACTTGAATTTAATATTAACAACCATTTATTTGAGGCTGAAGTTAAATCTTCGTAAGATGGATGCCATAATCTTGGGTGCCTTAAATAGACAGGAAGAGGAAAATAACAAGGCCATTTCAGGCATCACaacaaacattgaaaatatgaagaaaattttaaattccaaTGATGAAAGACTGTTTTCTACATACATATCAAAAAATTCTGAATTCAAAAATGTACCACCCATGCTCAATATTTCTCTACCAAAATTCACCCATCATCAGATTGAGGAGGAGCTTTTTGAAGAGTTTGGTTCGCTGTCTTCATTTAAATTTAGCTACAGAGTAGATTCTCCATGGGCCGAGTCGTCTCTCCAGTACAGACCACTTATCAAGGAACCACGTGTCATCAAGCAGATGGACACAGAATATGGAGATACAAATCTGCTGCATACTTTGTATTGTATGTCGTCTCATAATGATGAAGACACGCGTATCTGGACGTGTGGTGACGACGACAAACTACGGCTTTACGACCTCCGGGGGGAACTGGTCAAGTCAGTCCCAACAAAGTCGGGAAACCGGCCGTGGGACGTAGCTGTCACCAAGAGTGGAGATCTATTGTACACAGACTATAAGGAGAAAactgtaaacattgtaaaaaatttacatattcaGACAGTAGTCAGATTACCGCGGGCGTGGGAACCAGTCGCACTCTGCGTGTCCTCCACTGGTGACCTGCTGGCTCTCCTTGACTGTGATGACAAGGATGAAACAAAAGTCGTACGATACGCAGGCTCAGAAGAGATACAGAGTATCCAGTACAACAGCATCGACGGAGAACCTCTATATCCCTACACTGCTTGCCATACACACATCTGTGAAAACAGGAACTTGGACATCTGCGTATCCAACTGTGGATCTGGTACAGTCGTTGTGGTGAACCAGGCAGGGAAACTAAGGTTTACATACACCGGTACTCCCTCAACTATAGAGGAACCATACATGACCTGGTTCAACCCATACGGCATTGCTACAGACAGCCACAGCCGTATACTCGTGGCAGACTGTAGTTCTAGAAACCACCCataccgtatccacatcctggaccCTGATGGACAGTTCTTGCGATTTATCGACAACTGTCAATTACAAGGCCAAATGAGTCTCTCTGTAGACAAGAACGACAACCTTTATGTGGCCGAGTGGGAATcgggtaaaataaagaaaattaaatattgcttgTAA